AGTACCAGCATCCTTTCTCCCGCGACCATCTCCGGGACCTCGTCTCCTGGCCCGAAGGAGGCGACCAGCTTCTGGCCGAGCGAGTCCGGGCGTGCGCTTCCTGGCCGACCGCCGTGGTTGAAGCCCAGTCCCCGCGCGGCGCAAGCGCCGCCCTCTCCCTGGCCGAGGGTGTGGTGATGCCGAGAGCGCCCCGGCGCTTCGCGCTGCGCCACCGCGACGGCGTCACCCGGCTGGCCACACTCAGTTACCTGACAGCCGACCCTGCCTACCGGGAGGTCGCGTACGGGATCGAGCTCCCCGCGGCGTTCACCCCGGAGCGGCTGGGAATCGTGTACGCGCTGGCGCGGCTGCTCGAAGCCTTCGAGAAGCTGCAACCAGCGGTGGGCCACGGCGACCTGTCCGCCAAGAACGTCCTGTGGTCCCTGCAACGAGGTCCCGAGGTATTCGTCATCGACTGTGACAACTGCGAGCGATTCGGCCCCGATGGCGAACCGGGAAGCCAGGAAGGGCGCCGCCGCGCAATGACACCGAACTGGGACGACCCGGCGGTGGCACCTGGAAGCAATCCGGGGCTCGAGGCGGACCGGTACTCGTTGGCGCTGATCTTCCTCCGCGTGGCCGGCGCAGCGAACTTCCCCGTGCAGGCTCGCCAGAGACAGGGGCAGGCGATAACGATCGAATTCCCCGTTCCGCGCGGGTATGCCAGCGAGGTCCTGCTCGGACCGGCTGCGCCGCTGTGGGACATGTGCTCGCGGGGTCTGAGCCTCAGTGACCCCGGCGGGAGGCCGCCGGCGAGCGCGTGGGTTGCAGAGCTCGAAGCGGTTCTCGACGCGGTTGGGGCCGCAGGCTTGATGCGTGCAGTGTGGGCGACTCAGGACGGCGGCCCTACCCGTGAGCACCGCGTCGCTCCGGCGGGTGGGGGAGCGGATGTGACGATACGCCCGGTCGTTGCGCCGCCGCGTCCAGCGCCTCCCCGTCGCCTCGTCGCTGCTACTGCCCCGGCACGCAGCAATGCGCAACCTTTGCCGGTGCCTCAAACGGCGTACCCGCTCTTCCATGAAGCGACCTCGCCACCCGCGGTGAGCCGGCAATTCGCCGACGGCGTGGTGATCGCCTTGCGGTGGTGGCTCGGCGCGCACCGGGTTCTGTTGCGTCCGGCGACCGGGGCGCGAGCCGGCCGCCACTGGGGCGGTCAGCTCGCCCTGTGCGCGGCGGTGGACCTTGCGGGCGCGGCGGTCGCTCTTTTCATTGTTGCCATGGCTACAGCACCGGTGCTCGGTATATGACGGGTAGCGTGGCGGCGAGATGAGCTCCGTGAATGTCGGCGTCGAGGAGCGCTACGCCGTCTTCCCCTTCTACCTCTGCCTGGACGTCTCCGCCTCCATGGCCGGAGCGCCGATCGACAGCGTCAACAGGGAGCTGCCCCTCCTGCGTTCGAGCGTCGGCGAGGATCCCGCCATCGCGGAGGTCATCCGCTTCGGGATCGTCACGTTCAGCGACGTCGCACACACGGCGCTCCCTCTCTGCGACCTGAGCCTCGTCGAAGCGGTGCCCGAGCTCGCAGCGCAGGGCCGCACGTCCTACTCAGCTGCGTTCGACCACCTCCGCAGGATCATCGAGGATGACTACAACACCGGCAGGGCGGGCGGCGACAAGTGGTATCGCCCCGCGGTCGTGTTCGTCTCCGACGGGAGACCCACCGATGATCCAGAGCGTTGGCGCGCAGCGCTTGGCCGCCTCGCGGATCCCAGCTGGCGGCGGCGGCCGAACATCCTCGCCTTCGGGTTCGGCGATGCCGACCCGTCGATCCTCGCCGAGGTGGTCGGATCCCAG
This window of the Acidimicrobiales bacterium genome carries:
- a CDS encoding VWA domain-containing protein, yielding MSSVNVGVEERYAVFPFYLCLDVSASMAGAPIDSVNRELPLLRSSVGEDPAIAEVIRFGIVTFSDVAHTALPLCDLSLVEAVPELAAQGRTSYSAAFDHLRRIIEDDYNTGRAGGDKWYRPAVVFVSDGRPTDDPERWRAALGRLADPSWRRRPNILAFGFGDADPSILAEVVGSQPNRAFVADEGAPPSRVVPELMSGLVKSIVSSSASVYTGSAQLVVPELPSMHAIPVDPLD